A DNA window from Streptomyces sp. 71268 contains the following coding sequences:
- the leuC gene encoding 3-isopropylmalate dehydratase large subunit, with protein sequence MGRTLAEKVWDDHVVRRAEGEPDLLFIDLHLLHEVTSPQAFDGLRKAGRRVRRTDLTIATEDHNTPTLDIDKPIADPVSRTQLETLRKNCAEFGVRLHPLGDVEQGVVHVVGPQLGLTQPGTTVVCGDSHTSTHGAFGALAFGIGTSQVEHVLATQTLPLAPFRTMAITVEGELPADVTAKDLILAVIAKIGTGGGQGYVIEYRGEAIEKLSMEARMTVCNMSIEAGARAGMIAPDETTFAYLKGRDHAPRGEQWDEAVAYWRTLRTDEDATFDREVVIDAATLAPFVTWGTNPGQGAPLSASVPDPASYADASERQAAEKALEYMGLTAGQALRDISVDTVFVGSCTNGRIEDLRAAAAVLEGRQVAEGVRMLVVPGSVRVALQAVQEGLDKVFTAAGAEWRHAGCSMCLGMNPDQLAPGERSASTSNRNFEGRQGKGGRTHLVSPQVAAATAVRGSLASPADLAPSTAPVGV encoded by the coding sequence ATGGGACGGACACTGGCGGAGAAGGTCTGGGACGATCACGTCGTCCGGCGCGCCGAGGGCGAGCCCGACTTGCTCTTCATCGATCTGCACCTGCTGCACGAGGTGACCAGCCCGCAGGCGTTCGACGGGCTCCGCAAGGCGGGGCGGCGGGTGCGGCGTACCGACCTCACCATCGCGACCGAGGACCACAACACCCCCACCCTCGACATCGACAAGCCCATCGCGGACCCCGTATCCCGCACCCAACTGGAGACGCTGCGCAAGAACTGCGCGGAGTTCGGCGTCCGCCTGCACCCGCTGGGCGACGTCGAGCAGGGCGTGGTGCACGTCGTGGGGCCGCAGTTGGGGCTGACCCAGCCGGGCACCACGGTGGTGTGCGGGGACAGCCACACCTCCACGCACGGGGCGTTCGGCGCCCTCGCGTTCGGGATCGGCACCTCGCAGGTGGAGCACGTGCTGGCCACCCAGACGCTGCCGCTGGCCCCGTTCAGGACGATGGCCATCACCGTCGAGGGCGAACTGCCCGCGGACGTCACCGCGAAGGACCTGATCCTCGCGGTCATCGCGAAGATCGGCACCGGTGGCGGCCAGGGGTACGTCATCGAGTACCGCGGCGAGGCCATCGAGAAGCTGTCGATGGAAGCGCGGATGACCGTGTGCAACATGTCCATCGAGGCCGGCGCGCGGGCCGGGATGATCGCCCCCGACGAGACCACCTTCGCCTATCTCAAGGGTCGCGACCACGCGCCCCGTGGCGAGCAGTGGGACGAGGCGGTGGCCTACTGGCGCACCCTGCGCACCGACGAGGACGCCACCTTCGACCGCGAGGTGGTCATCGACGCGGCGACGCTGGCCCCGTTCGTCACCTGGGGCACCAATCCGGGGCAGGGTGCCCCGTTGTCGGCGTCCGTGCCCGACCCCGCCTCGTACGCGGACGCCAGCGAGCGCCAGGCGGCCGAAAAGGCCCTGGAGTACATGGGGTTGACGGCCGGTCAGGCGCTGCGCGACATCAGCGTGGACACCGTGTTCGTCGGGTCGTGCACCAACGGCCGGATCGAGGACCTGCGCGCGGCCGCCGCCGTGCTGGAGGGGCGCCAGGTTGCCGAGGGCGTCCGGATGCTGGTGGTTCCGGGTTCGGTACGGGTGGCCCTGCAGGCGGTGCAGGAGGGACTGGACAAGGTCTTCACCGCGGCCGGGGCCGAATGGCGGCACGCCGGGTGCTCGATGTGCCTGGGCATGAACCCCGACCAGCTCGCTCCCGGCGAGCGTTCCGCCTCCACCTCCAACCGCAACTTCGAGGGACGTCAGGGGAAGGGCGGGCGTACGCACCTGGTCTCGCCCCAGGTCGCCGCCGCCACGGCCGTGCGCGGCAGCCTCGCCTCGCCCGCCGACCTCGCTCCGTCAACCGCTCCCGTGGGGGTCTGA
- the ndgR gene encoding IclR family transcriptional regulator NdgR, whose protein sequence is MDNSSGVGVLDKAALVLSALEAGPATLASLVSATGLARPTAHRLAVALEHHRMVARDMQGRFILGPRLAELAAAAGEDRLLATAGPVLTHLRDVTGESAQLYRRQGDMRICVAAAERLSGLRDTVPVGSTLPMKAGSAAQILMAWEEPERLHRGLQGARFTATALSGVRRRGWAQSIGEREPGVASVSAPVRGPSNRVVAAVSVSGPIERLTRHPGRMHAQAVIDAALRLSEALRRTG, encoded by the coding sequence ATGGACAACTCTAGCGGCGTGGGCGTACTCGACAAGGCGGCTCTGGTGCTGAGCGCACTGGAGGCCGGCCCGGCCACCCTGGCAAGTCTGGTCTCAGCGACCGGCCTCGCGCGCCCGACGGCGCACCGTCTCGCGGTGGCGCTGGAGCACCACCGCATGGTGGCGCGGGACATGCAGGGCCGGTTCATCCTCGGCCCCCGGCTGGCCGAACTCGCAGCGGCGGCCGGCGAGGACCGACTGCTGGCCACGGCCGGCCCGGTCCTCACCCACCTGCGCGACGTGACCGGCGAGAGCGCCCAGCTCTACCGGCGCCAGGGCGACATGCGCATCTGCGTCGCCGCGGCGGAACGGCTGTCCGGACTGCGGGACACGGTGCCGGTCGGCTCGACGCTGCCGATGAAGGCCGGCTCGGCGGCGCAGATCCTGATGGCCTGGGAGGAGCCGGAGCGGCTGCACCGCGGCCTGCAGGGGGCGCGCTTCACGGCGACGGCCCTCTCTGGCGTACGGCGCCGGGGCTGGGCCCAGTCGATCGGCGAACGCGAGCCGGGCGTGGCCTCCGTCTCCGCGCCGGTACGGGGCCCCTCCAACCGCGTCGTCGCCGCGGTTTCCGTCTCGGGCCCCATCGAGCGCCTGACCCGCCACCCGGGCCGCATGCACGCCCAGGCGGTCATAGACGCCGCGCTACGCCTCTCCGAGGCCCTGCGCCGCACGGGCTGA
- the gltX gene encoding glutamate--tRNA ligase — protein MASASPVRVRFCPSPTGNPHVGLVRTALFNWAFARHHGGTLVFRIEDTDAARDSEESYEQLLDSMRWLGFDWDEGPEIGGPHAPYRQSQRMGIYADVARKLQEGGFAYECFCTTEELDARRDAARKAGKPSGYDGKCRDLSAEQIAAYRAEGRTPIVRFRMPDTPITFTDLVRGELTFTPENVPDFGIVRANGAPLYTLVNPVDDALMEITHVLRGEDLLSSTPRQIALYGALAQIGVGNGTVPAFGHLPYVMGEGNKKLSKRDPQASLNLYRERGFLPEGLLNYLSLLGWSLAEDRDIFSIEEMVAAFDLGDVNANPARFDLKKCEAINATHLRALAPDEFVRRLVPFLFPGRGPSDAELDLLAKAAPLTQERMVVLGEAVGMLGFLFVKPEHFRVDEADAAKVLTEDAKPVLEASVKALEELADFTPEPIQAVLREALVDGLGIKPKFAFTPLRVAVTGRRVSPPLFESMELLGREETLRRLRAAL, from the coding sequence GTGGCTAGCGCATCTCCCGTACGCGTCCGTTTCTGTCCCTCGCCCACCGGCAACCCCCACGTGGGCCTGGTCCGCACCGCCCTGTTCAACTGGGCGTTCGCCCGTCACCACGGCGGCACCCTGGTCTTCCGCATCGAGGACACCGACGCGGCCCGCGACTCCGAGGAGAGCTACGAACAGCTCCTGGACTCGATGCGCTGGCTCGGCTTCGACTGGGACGAGGGCCCCGAGATCGGCGGCCCGCACGCCCCGTACCGGCAGTCGCAGCGCATGGGCATCTACGCGGACGTCGCCCGCAAGCTCCAGGAAGGCGGCTTCGCGTACGAGTGCTTCTGCACCACCGAGGAGCTCGACGCCCGCCGCGACGCGGCCCGCAAGGCCGGCAAGCCCTCCGGGTACGACGGGAAGTGCCGCGACCTCTCGGCCGAGCAGATCGCCGCGTACCGCGCCGAGGGTCGCACACCGATCGTCCGGTTCCGGATGCCCGACACCCCGATCACCTTCACCGACCTGGTGCGCGGCGAGCTGACGTTCACCCCGGAGAACGTGCCGGACTTCGGCATCGTGCGCGCCAACGGGGCCCCGCTCTACACCCTCGTCAACCCGGTCGACGACGCGCTGATGGAGATCACGCACGTGCTCCGCGGCGAGGACCTGCTCTCCTCGACGCCGCGCCAGATCGCGCTGTACGGGGCGCTCGCCCAGATCGGCGTGGGCAACGGCACCGTGCCGGCCTTCGGCCACCTCCCGTACGTCATGGGCGAGGGCAACAAGAAGCTGTCCAAGCGCGACCCGCAGGCGTCCCTCAACCTCTACCGCGAGCGCGGCTTCCTCCCCGAGGGGCTGCTCAACTACCTGTCCCTGCTGGGCTGGTCGCTGGCCGAGGACCGGGACATCTTCTCCATCGAGGAGATGGTCGCCGCCTTCGACCTGGGCGACGTCAACGCCAACCCGGCGCGGTTCGACCTCAAGAAGTGCGAGGCCATCAACGCCACCCACCTGCGCGCCCTGGCGCCCGACGAGTTCGTACGCCGCCTGGTGCCCTTCCTCTTCCCGGGACGGGGCCCCAGCGACGCCGAACTCGACCTGCTCGCCAAGGCCGCTCCGCTCACCCAGGAGCGCATGGTGGTGCTCGGCGAGGCGGTGGGCATGCTCGGCTTCCTGTTCGTGAAGCCGGAGCACTTCCGGGTGGACGAGGCCGACGCGGCCAAGGTGCTGACCGAGGACGCCAAGCCGGTCCTTGAGGCCAGCGTCAAGGCGCTGGAGGAGCTGGCCGACTTCACGCCCGAGCCCATTCAGGCCGTGCTGCGTGAGGCGCTGGTGGACGGGCTCGGCATCAAGCCGAAGTTCGCCTTCACGCCGCTGCGGGTCGCGGTCACCGGTCGTCGGGTCTCGCCGCCGCTGTTCGAGTCGATGGAACTGCTCGGCCGCGAGGAGACGCTGCGCCGGCTGCGGGCCGCGCTGTAG
- a CDS encoding fumarylacetoacetate hydrolase family protein, producing the protein MRIARFSIDGNVAFGVVEEAAAPDGGPVLDIIKGHPFAEFERSGQKVPLDKVRLLPPVLPNKVVAIGRNYAEHARELGNEVPDVPVAFFKPSTSVVGPGDAIAYPSFSQEVHHEAELAVVIGRMCREVPRERARDVILGYTCANDVTARDVQRREQQWARAKGFDTSCPLGPWVETDVEPGDLAIMCTVNGEQRQLGRTSEMVRSVEDLIVHITEAMTLLPGDVILTGTPAGVGPLNVGDEVAVTIEGIGTLTNKVIKRG; encoded by the coding sequence GTGCGCATCGCCAGATTCTCCATCGACGGCAACGTCGCGTTCGGAGTCGTGGAGGAGGCCGCCGCCCCTGACGGCGGCCCCGTCCTCGACATCATCAAGGGGCACCCCTTCGCCGAATTCGAACGCTCGGGCCAGAAGGTCCCGCTGGACAAGGTGCGCCTGCTGCCCCCGGTGCTCCCCAACAAGGTCGTGGCGATCGGTCGCAACTACGCGGAGCACGCCAGGGAGCTCGGCAACGAGGTTCCCGACGTTCCCGTCGCCTTCTTCAAGCCGTCCACCTCGGTGGTCGGCCCCGGCGACGCCATCGCCTACCCCTCCTTCTCGCAGGAGGTCCACCACGAGGCCGAGCTGGCCGTCGTGATCGGCAGGATGTGCCGGGAGGTCCCGCGCGAGCGGGCCCGGGACGTCATCCTCGGCTACACCTGCGCCAACGACGTCACCGCGCGCGACGTACAGCGCCGCGAGCAGCAGTGGGCGCGGGCCAAGGGGTTCGACACCTCGTGCCCGCTGGGGCCGTGGGTGGAGACCGACGTCGAACCGGGCGACCTCGCGATCATGTGCACCGTCAACGGTGAGCAGCGGCAACTAGGCCGCACCAGCGAGATGGTCCGCTCCGTCGAGGACCTGATCGTGCACATCACCGAGGCCATGACGCTGCTCCCGGGCGACGTCATCCTCACGGGCACCCCGGCTGGGGTCGGCCCGCTCAACGTCGGCGACGAAGTCGCCGTCACCATCGAAGGCATCGGCACTCTCACCAACAAGGTGATCAAGCGTGGCTAG
- a CDS encoding nitrate- and nitrite sensing domain-containing protein, protein MQGRFKKDGNAAADPEPRGGTDRGADVSTRPTAPSGEESSGERPKVKGPTGPGPRIALRNWKISTRLVSLLALPVVAATTLGALRIQNSMDNIEQLDQMKLLTEMTQQATELANALQEERDQSAGPLAGAGDDRDDQVVAPRQATDQALVAFADATDDLDPVDPAITGVQSTVIDIKKQLNKIHEIRKQAYKDRDYTSQTILGYNELITSLLSLSQDMAQATSNRAMINKTRALATFSSAKEYASIQRASISAALAHPNKPKLSAIDSRYTSTALEKEDQALRRFLEIRSGDTPELLDPLTGDNSDINAANKYALRMVRDPESLASAKRTYMDWYDQDSIKLVAMSKIEQTLLTEMEQKARELRSEAKQDAFINGALILLVLGISLVGAFVVSRSMVRSLRRLQDTAQDVAQQRLPELVKELSEHDPQDVDTSVESVGVHSRDEIGKVAAAFDDVHREAVRLAAEQALLRGNVNAMFTNLSRRSQGLIQRQLSLISELESREADPDQLSSLFKLDHLATRMRRNGENLLVLAGEEPGRRWTRPVPLVDVLRAAASEVEQYERIELSSVPGTEVAGRVVNDLVHLLAELLENATSFSSPQTKVKVTGHALPDGRVLVEIHDTGIGLSPEDLAAINERLASPPTVDVSVSRRMGLFVVGRLSLRHGIRIQLRPSDSGGTTALVMLPVDVAQGGGKKPTPGAPGTPGPSGAPGQSGTPAGGTPALGKAAGPGGNGASGSATAGTGTRRQVPGSGPRAELAGGGSTPQRTKPNPSGPVPPTGTGAQPARGGATRSGLPTRPVGASVHGNGAAGTGAGGGDFFGSGGSGNRASGGGNVPATTGDFFGGSRAGARSAAGADQGQGPGANRPALPTRGGQDAPDHEPTVAPPTGAPAGAGRSGERGARPQLPQRGPAPELTGAVAPESTETPAQDGGPQAPGANWGARRAAAADDWPTDGDAARDHAEIDTTPPFPRGAAGGPGDTGEFAVPPTPHGAGDTGEWARPNTADTGGYPVPGTSDTGGYPHQAGPGDTGEYALPSQPSGVADTGQYALPAGGPGDSGEYPRPTDTGGYALPEGAGAYPDPYAQGTSDETGGYPTPSETGTYPQLTDTGEYAQPDAFAGGRGDTGEYPRPAGDTGEYALPGETGEYPRPADTGGYLRPEHGQDGSGDTTQFQRPDFNGPPPGRGGAYLPQGGPGVGLGQGAHAEPAPAPAPAPEDDHLTGELPLPQGFDNGGTPIFDTIESRWFHSPQGPGPAGPSAEPTARPADPHGGAPGGEGESARSATPPLPRREPGQQGLIPARATGQRPQAADGADARGAGTAGNAAWRSSPNDERWRRAEQVREPAAGGVTSSGLPRRVPRANLVDGTAEEQPAQRRGGPQVSRAPDDVRGRLTNLRRGIQQGRQAGTDGRP, encoded by the coding sequence GTGCAGGGACGTTTCAAGAAGGATGGCAACGCCGCGGCGGACCCCGAGCCGCGCGGTGGCACCGACCGCGGCGCGGATGTCAGTACGCGGCCGACCGCGCCCAGCGGCGAGGAGTCATCCGGCGAGCGGCCGAAGGTGAAGGGCCCCACGGGGCCCGGGCCGCGAATAGCCCTGCGTAACTGGAAGATCAGCACCCGACTCGTGTCGCTGCTCGCCCTCCCCGTGGTGGCCGCCACCACGCTGGGCGCCCTGCGTATCCAGAACTCGATGGACAACATCGAGCAGCTCGACCAGATGAAGCTGCTCACCGAGATGACGCAGCAGGCGACCGAGCTGGCCAACGCGCTCCAGGAGGAGCGCGACCAGTCGGCCGGGCCGCTGGCCGGCGCCGGCGACGACCGGGACGACCAGGTGGTCGCCCCGCGCCAGGCGACCGACCAGGCGCTCGTCGCGTTCGCCGACGCCACGGACGACCTGGACCCGGTCGACCCGGCGATCACCGGCGTGCAGTCCACGGTGATCGACATCAAGAAGCAGCTCAACAAGATCCACGAGATCCGCAAGCAGGCGTACAAGGACCGCGACTACACCTCGCAGACGATCCTCGGGTATAACGAGCTGATCACCTCGCTGCTCTCGCTCTCCCAGGACATGGCGCAGGCGACCAGCAACCGCGCGATGATCAACAAGACGCGCGCGCTGGCCACGTTCTCGTCGGCCAAGGAGTACGCGTCCATCCAGCGCGCCTCCATCAGCGCGGCCCTGGCGCACCCGAACAAGCCCAAGCTCTCGGCGATCGACAGCCGGTACACCTCCACGGCGCTGGAGAAGGAAGACCAGGCGCTCCGCCGGTTCCTGGAGATCCGCAGCGGTGACACGCCGGAGCTGCTCGACCCGCTCACCGGCGACAACAGCGACATCAACGCGGCCAACAAGTACGCGCTGCGCATGGTGCGCGACCCGGAGAGCCTGGCGTCCGCCAAGCGCACCTACATGGACTGGTACGACCAGGACAGCATCAAGCTCGTGGCGATGTCCAAGATCGAGCAGACGCTGCTGACGGAGATGGAGCAGAAGGCCCGCGAGCTGCGCTCGGAGGCCAAGCAGGACGCGTTCATCAACGGTGCGCTGATCCTGCTCGTCCTCGGCATCTCGCTGGTCGGCGCGTTCGTCGTCTCCCGCTCCATGGTGCGTTCGCTGCGCCGGCTCCAGGACACCGCGCAGGACGTCGCCCAGCAGCGGCTGCCCGAGCTGGTCAAGGAGCTGTCCGAGCACGACCCGCAGGACGTGGACACCTCCGTCGAGTCGGTCGGTGTGCACAGCCGGGACGAGATCGGCAAGGTGGCCGCGGCCTTCGACGACGTGCACCGCGAGGCGGTCCGGCTCGCCGCCGAGCAGGCGCTGCTGCGAGGCAACGTCAACGCGATGTTCACCAACCTCTCGCGCCGCAGCCAGGGCCTGATCCAGCGGCAGCTCTCACTCATCTCCGAGCTTGAGTCCCGCGAGGCGGACCCGGACCAGCTCTCCTCGCTGTTCAAGCTGGACCACCTCGCGACGCGTATGCGCCGTAACGGTGAGAACCTGCTCGTCCTCGCCGGTGAGGAGCCGGGGCGCCGGTGGACCCGCCCCGTGCCGCTGGTGGACGTGCTCCGCGCGGCGGCGTCCGAGGTGGAGCAGTACGAGCGGATCGAGCTCAGCTCCGTTCCGGGCACCGAGGTCGCGGGCCGGGTCGTCAACGACCTCGTGCACCTGCTGGCCGAGCTGTTGGAGAACGCGACGTCCTTCTCGTCGCCGCAGACCAAGGTCAAGGTCACCGGGCACGCGCTGCCGGACGGCCGGGTGCTCGTGGAGATCCACGACACCGGCATCGGGCTCTCCCCCGAGGACCTGGCGGCGATCAACGAGCGGCTGGCCAGCCCGCCGACCGTGGACGTGTCGGTCTCGCGCCGGATGGGTCTGTTCGTGGTCGGCCGCCTGTCGCTGCGGCACGGCATCCGCATCCAGCTCCGGCCGTCGGACTCCGGAGGTACGACCGCGCTGGTCATGCTGCCGGTCGACGTGGCGCAGGGCGGTGGCAAGAAGCCCACCCCGGGCGCGCCCGGCACGCCCGGTCCGTCCGGCGCCCCCGGGCAGTCCGGCACGCCGGCCGGCGGCACCCCCGCCCTTGGCAAGGCGGCCGGCCCCGGTGGCAACGGCGCGTCCGGCTCCGCGACCGCCGGTACGGGCACGCGCCGCCAGGTGCCGGGCTCGGGTCCGCGGGCCGAACTCGCGGGCGGCGGCTCGACCCCGCAGCGCACGAAGCCGAACCCGAGCGGCCCGGTGCCGCCGACCGGCACCGGTGCCCAGCCCGCACGGGGCGGCGCCACGCGCAGCGGGCTGCCCACGCGCCCCGTGGGCGCCTCGGTGCACGGCAACGGGGCGGCCGGGACGGGCGCCGGTGGCGGCGACTTCTTCGGCAGCGGCGGCAGTGGCAACCGGGCCAGTGGCGGCGGAAACGTCCCCGCAACCACCGGTGACTTCTTCGGCGGCAGCCGGGCCGGCGCGCGCAGCGCCGCGGGCGCCGACCAGGGGCAGGGCCCGGGCGCGAACCGCCCGGCGCTGCCCACGCGTGGCGGCCAGGACGCGCCGGACCACGAGCCCACCGTCGCCCCGCCGACCGGCGCCCCCGCGGGCGCGGGACGCTCCGGCGAGCGTGGGGCGCGCCCGCAGCTCCCGCAGCGCGGCCCCGCCCCCGAGTTGACCGGCGCCGTGGCCCCCGAGTCCACCGAGACGCCGGCTCAGGACGGCGGGCCGCAGGCTCCCGGCGCCAACTGGGGCGCCCGGCGCGCCGCCGCGGCGGACGACTGGCCCACCGACGGCGACGCGGCACGTGACCACGCGGAGATCGACACCACGCCGCCGTTCCCGCGCGGTGCCGCCGGTGGCCCCGGCGACACGGGCGAGTTCGCCGTACCCCCCACCCCGCACGGGGCGGGCGACACCGGTGAGTGGGCGCGGCCGAACACCGCGGACACCGGCGGTTACCCGGTTCCCGGCACGTCCGACACCGGCGGTTACCCGCACCAGGCCGGCCCGGGCGACACCGGCGAGTACGCGCTGCCGTCCCAGCCTTCCGGCGTCGCGGACACCGGCCAGTACGCGCTGCCCGCGGGCGGCCCCGGCGACAGCGGCGAGTACCCGCGCCCCACGGACACCGGCGGCTACGCCCTGCCCGAAGGCGCCGGCGCGTACCCGGACCCGTACGCCCAGGGCACCTCGGACGAGACCGGCGGCTACCCGACACCGAGCGAGACCGGGACGTACCCGCAGCTCACCGACACGGGCGAGTACGCACAGCCCGACGCCTTCGCGGGCGGTCGCGGCGACACGGGTGAGTACCCGCGGCCGGCCGGCGACACGGGCGAGTACGCGCTGCCGGGCGAGACGGGCGAGTACCCGCGCCCCGCCGACACCGGCGGCTACTTGCGGCCGGAGCACGGGCAGGACGGCTCCGGGGACACCACCCAGTTCCAGCGGCCCGACTTCAACGGTCCGCCGCCCGGGCGTGGCGGGGCGTACCTGCCGCAGGGCGGCCCGGGCGTGGGGCTCGGCCAGGGCGCGCACGCCGAGCCGGCGCCGGCGCCGGCGCCGGCGCCCGAGGACGACCACCTCACCGGCGAACTGCCGCTCCCGCAGGGCTTCGACAACGGTGGCACCCCGATCTTCGACACGATCGAGTCGCGCTGGTTCCACAGCCCACAGGGCCCCGGGCCGGCCGGTCCGTCCGCCGAGCCCACGGCGCGCCCCGCCGACCCGCACGGCGGCGCTCCGGGCGGCGAGGGCGAGTCGGCGCGGTCGGCCACGCCCCCGCTGCCGCGGCGCGAGCCGGGCCAGCAGGGTCTGATCCCCGCGCGTGCCACGGGGCAGCGGCCCCAGGCGGCGGACGGCGCGGACGCGCGGGGCGCCGGCACGGCCGGGAACGCGGCTTGGCGCTCCTCGCCCAACGACGAGCGCTGGCGGCGGGCCGAGCAGGTCCGGGAGCCGGCGGCGGGCGGGGTGACCTCGTCCGGTCTGCCCCGTCGGGTGCCGCGGGCCAACCTCGTCGACGGCACCGCCGAGGAACAGCCCGCCCAGCGGCGCGGTGGCCCCCAGGTCTCCCGCGCGCCCGACGACGTGCGCGGGCGACTGACCAACCTTCGTCGTGGTATCCAGCAGGGCCGTCAGGCCGGAACGGACGGTCGGCCTTGA
- a CDS encoding roadblock/LC7 domain-containing protein: MSQAAQNLNWLITNFVDNTPGVSHTVVVSADGLLLAMSEGFPRDRADQLAAVASGLTSLTSGASRIFEGGAVNQTVVEMERGFLFIMSISDGSSLAVLAHPECDIGLVGYEMALLVDRTGNVLTPDLRAELQGSLLN, encoded by the coding sequence ATGAGCCAGGCGGCGCAGAATCTGAACTGGTTGATCACCAACTTCGTGGACAACACCCCGGGGGTGTCGCACACGGTGGTGGTCTCCGCCGACGGCCTGCTGTTGGCGATGTCCGAGGGGTTCCCCCGGGACCGGGCCGACCAGTTGGCGGCCGTGGCCTCCGGTCTGACCTCGCTGACCTCCGGTGCCTCCCGCATTTTCGAGGGCGGCGCCGTGAACCAGACCGTGGTCGAGATGGAGCGCGGTTTCCTTTTCATCATGTCGATTTCCGACGGGTCATCGCTCGCGGTGCTCGCGCACCCCGAGTGCGACATTGGTCTCGTCGGTTACGAGATGGCGCTTCTCGTCGACCGTACGGGTAACGTCCTGACCCCTGACCTGCGTGCGGAACTGCAGGGAAGTCTGCTCAACTGA
- a CDS encoding DUF742 domain-containing protein, with protein sequence MNPPAASTGPYGASHHAPYGVEGDQPLVRPYAMTGGRTRPRYQLAIEALVSTTADPAHLQGLLPEHQRICHLCREVKSVAEVSALLAIPLGVARILVADLAEAGMVAIHQPGSSEAGGTPDVTLLERVLSGLRKL encoded by the coding sequence ATGAACCCGCCCGCTGCCTCGACCGGCCCGTACGGCGCCTCTCACCACGCGCCGTACGGGGTCGAAGGCGACCAGCCGCTGGTGCGCCCGTACGCCATGACCGGGGGTCGCACCCGGCCGCGCTACCAGCTCGCCATCGAGGCGCTGGTGAGCACGACGGCAGACCCCGCGCACCTGCAGGGGCTACTCCCCGAGCACCAGCGGATCTGCCACCTGTGCCGTGAGGTCAAGTCGGTCGCGGAGGTCTCCGCGCTGCTCGCGATACCCCTCGGCGTCGCCCGCATCCTCGTCGCCGACCTGGCCGAGGCCGGCATGGTGGCGATCCACCAGCCCGGCAGCTCCGAGGCGGGCGGCACGCCTGACGTGACTCTGCTCGAAAGGGTGCTCAGTGGACTCCGCAAGCTCTAG
- a CDS encoding ATP/GTP-binding protein: MDSASSSGAARSTTSAKIVVAGGFGVGKTTFVGAVSEINPLRTEAVMTSASAGIDDLSHVQDKTTTTVAMDFGRITLDDDLILYLFGTPGQDRFWFMWDDLVKGAIGAIVLVDTRRLADCFPAVDYFENSGLPFVIALNGFNGHQPYSPDEVREALQIGPDTPIIVTDARQRGETKSALITLVEHALMARLK, encoded by the coding sequence GTGGACTCCGCAAGCTCTAGCGGCGCGGCCCGCTCCACCACCTCCGCGAAGATCGTGGTGGCGGGCGGCTTCGGCGTGGGCAAGACCACGTTCGTCGGCGCGGTCTCGGAGATCAACCCGCTGCGCACCGAGGCCGTGATGACCTCCGCGTCGGCGGGGATCGACGACCTGAGCCACGTTCAGGACAAGACCACGACGACCGTGGCGATGGACTTCGGCCGCATCACGCTGGACGACGACCTGATCCTGTACCTGTTCGGTACGCCCGGGCAGGACCGTTTCTGGTTCATGTGGGACGACCTGGTCAAGGGCGCGATCGGCGCGATCGTGCTGGTGGACACGCGCCGGCTGGCCGACTGCTTCCCGGCCGTCGACTACTTCGAGAACTCCGGCCTGCCGTTCGTCATCGCCCTCAACGGTTTCAACGGGCACCAGCCCTACTCCCCCGACGAGGTCCGCGAGGCGCTCCAGATCGGCCCGGACACGCCGATCATCGTCACCGACGCCCGGCAACGCGGGGAGACCAAGAGCGCGCTCATCACCCTGGTCGAGCACGCGCTGATGGCCCGCCTCAAGTAG